The following are encoded together in the Humulus lupulus chromosome 5, drHumLupu1.1, whole genome shotgun sequence genome:
- the LOC133834128 gene encoding uncharacterized protein LOC133834128 has protein sequence MGNCLFGGLGDPDGVIKVTTSNGGVMEFFAPITAGNITGEFPGHGLFRSQDLFWKPLPHDEELVAGHSYYLLPLGGSDGGDISSASSSCSIVREGHVRSNSIPATSSAVAPYRMSFDYQGMLKRSYTEVFSTRGPAYYSHGGGFWKVKLVITPEQLLEILSQEGRTQELIESVRTVAKCGGSGGGGGGGGGSALPEVGFSDEYWSLSSSSRNGSSKVNGRLINYRY, from the coding sequence ATGGGAAACTGCTTGTTCGGAGGTTTGGGAGACCCAGATGGAGTAATCAAAGTAACGACCTCAAACGGCGGCGTTATGGAGTTCTTTGCCCCTATCACGGCCGGTAACATCACCGGCGAGTTTCCGGGTCACGGCCTATTCCGAAGCCAAGATCTTTTCTGGAAGCCTCTCCCTCACGACGAAGAGTTGGTGGCCGGACACTCCTACTACTTACTCCCACTCGGCGGAAGCGACGGCGGCGATATCAGCAGCGCCAGCAGTAGCTGTAGTATAGTTAGAGAAGGTCACGTGAGATCGAACAGCATACCGGCGACTTCTTCCGCCGTGGCGCCTTATCGGATGTCGTTTGACTACCAAGGAATGCTTAAGCGATCGTACACCGAAGTGTTCTCGACGAGAGGACCGGCTTACTACAGCCACGGCGGAGGGTTTTGGAAGGTCAAGCTGGTGATCACACCGGAGCAGCTGTTGGAGATTCTCTCGCAGGAGGGAAGGACGCAAGAGTTGATTGAGAGCGTTAGAACCGTCGCCAAGTGCGGCGGCAGCGGTGGCGGAGGCGGAGGCGGAGGAGGCTCAGCCTTACCGGAAGTAGGGTTTTCCGATGAGTACTGGAGTCTCTCTAGCAGTAGTAGGAACGGTTCTTCTAAAGTAAATGGCCGGTTAATTAATTATAGATATTAA